A DNA window from Salvelinus namaycush isolate Seneca unplaced genomic scaffold, SaNama_1.0 Scaffold2137, whole genome shotgun sequence contains the following coding sequences:
- the LOC120038336 gene encoding leucine-rich repeat-containing G-protein coupled receptor 6 encodes DLSENSLTSLPVGGLGGLTHLKLKGNMELYEDFSPELFTRMRVVEMPYAYQCCVYGSCDSYKSISQPETEQSSEEEELDHTDTLYDPDLEDLQMEMQESKLQTNIQCSPVPGPFRPCDSLLGSWLVRVGLWCVSIVSLLGNSLLLLSLFGSAGYLSPLRFTTACMAAANLLTGVCTCTLALVDALTLGEFGRHGARWESGPGCQVTGWVWVFASEASVLLLTLAAVQCGVSVTCARAYGKAPSHGSVRMCAFFCLTLSVTLASLPLVNVGEYGSSPLCLPSPLHPPSSHPPSSLGFPLSLIMMNTLCLLIVTVSYIRLYWELLRGECEGLWDCSMIKHITWLIFINSLLYIPVAFLSLCSLLGLLSLGEEVLKSVLLLLQPLPSCLNPLLFLLFARDHTHFLFWPHPKARPQLHRDHALEDSLVSVDTEKSLCSDLSTQVSLAEADALYGGSPAIQPRMDPIRFSHCFSSSSSSVPLIPCQTPSPSLREREME; translated from the exons GGACCTGAGTGAGAACAGTCTGACGTCACTTCCTGTGGGTGGTCTGGGGGGACTGACCCATCTGAAGCTGAAAGGAAACATGGAGCTCTATGAGGACTTCAGCCCTGAACTCTTCACCCGCATGAG ggtGGTTGAGATGCCGTATGCATACCAGTGCTGTGTCTACGGGTCATGTGACAGCTATAAGTCCATCAGCCAACCAGAGACTGAGCAGAGCAGTGAGGAGGAGGAGCtagaccacacagacacactct ATGACCCGGACCTGGAGGACCTCCAGATGGAGATGCAGGAATCTAAACTACAGACTAACATCCAGTGCTCACCTGTACCAG GTCCGTTCCGGCCATGTGACTCCCTGCTAGGCAGCTGGTTGGTCCGTGTGGGTCTGTGGTGCGTCTCCATCGTGTCTCTACTTGGGAACTCTCTCTTGCTGCTGTCGCTCTTCGGTTCGGCGGGCTATCTCTCCCCGCTGCGGTTCACCACCGCCTGCATGGCCGCTGCCAACCTCCTAACCGGCGTATGCACATGTACGCTCGCCCTCGTGGACGCCCTCACGCTGGGAGAATTTGGTCGCCACGGCGCCCGCTGGGAGTCGGGTCCCGGTTGCCAGGTGACGGGGTGGGTGTGGGTGTTTGCGTCCGAGGCGAGCGTGCTGCTGTTGACCCTGGCGGCCGTGCAGTGTGGCGTGAGCGTGACGTGCGCGCGGGCCTACGGGAAGGCGCCCTCACACGGGAGCGTCCGTATGTGCGCATTCTTCTGCCTCACCCTCTCTGTCACTCTGGCGTCCCTCCCTCTGGTCAATGTGGGGGAGTACGGTTCCTCCCCTCTCTGCCTGCCCTCCCCCCTGCATcccccctcctcccatcccccctcctctctaggcttccctctctctctgatcatgATGAATACTCTGTGTCTGCTGATAGTGACAGTCTCCTACATCCGTCTGTACTGGGAGCTGCTGAGAGGAGAGTGCGAGGGGCTGTGGGACTGTAGCATGATTAAACACATCACCTGGTTGATCTTCATCAACAGTCTCCTCTACATCCCAGTagccttcctgtctctctgctccctgcTGGGGCTGCTTTCTCTGGGGGAGGAGGTGCTGAAgtctgtcctgctcctcctccaACCCCTCCCCTCCTGCCtcaaccctctcctcttcctcctattCGCCCGAGACCACACCCACTTCTTGTTCTGGCCACATCCCAAGGCACGCCCCCAGTTACACCGGGACCACGCGCTTGAAGACTCGCTGGTCTCTGTggacacagagaagagcttgTGTTCTGATTTGTCGACGCAGGTGTCACTCGCCGAGGCTGACGCCCTCTACGGTGGAAGCCCCGCCATCCAACCCCGGATGGATCCAATCAGATTCTCCCACTgcttttcttcctcctcctcctcggttCCTCTGATCCCCTGTCAGACACCTTCCCCCAgcctgagggaaagagagatggaga